A single region of the Nicotiana sylvestris chromosome 6, ASM39365v2, whole genome shotgun sequence genome encodes:
- the LOC104235386 gene encoding uncharacterized protein isoform X2 produces the protein MDSAANWSEKVEDLVNGGEINEAISLLEKMVSKLEMESQTSPSDSQLVKQLSTALLDLSKLYSTKGLSLQADQTRSRAFVIKQQQDSIKENRDVNANNESTGDGTSEGGKEDHLSLQIDTLQNDDAPDDDWEAIADRAPDELLFPQYLPEVSKISLQDSKVQGVTSQGPKRRGRGTFAYQKQSLYSDQQSDGPAVDDFEDETVSHASEGSSDAKKYYGTRHVLVLADFSPSTKTNDLEKLLEKFKDDVAIRWVNDTVALAVFRTPSLALQASNSIQCPFTVRVLCEEDELLSSIPPRDLEPPRRRPPTSARTAQRLIAQSMGIKLPSTDFGSREYRRQEEARKNRIVSRQNMRNDAWGDDAN, from the exons ATGGACAGCGCGGCAAACTGGTCGGAGAAGGTGGAGGATCTCGTCAATGGCGGAGAAATCAATGAAGCCATTTCTTTGCTAGAAAAAATGGTTTCAAAGCTAGAAATGGAGTCCCAAACTTCTCCATCAGATTCTCAACTTGTTAAACAGTTATCTACTGCTCTACTGGATTTGTCCAAACTCTATTCTACTAAAGGCTTATCTTTACAAGCTGACCAGACGCGCTCAAGGGCATTTGTCATTAAACAGCAGCAAGATTCTATTAAAGAAAATAG GGATGTAAATGCAAACAACGAGTCAACTGGTGATGGAACTTCGGAAG GTGGTAAAGAGGATCACCTCAGCTTGCAAATTGATACCTTACAGAATGATGATGCGCCTGATGATG ATTGGGAAGCTATTGCTGATCGTGCTCCAGATGAATTGCTTTTCCCACAGTACTTGCCAGAAGTCTCAAAGATTTCTTTGCAAGATTCAAAAGTTCAGGGCGTCACCTCTCAGGGCCCCAAGCGACGTGGAAGGGGTACATTTGCCTATCAGAAACAAAGTCTCTATAGTGATCAGCAGTCTGATGGGCCTGCTGTTGATGACTTTGAAGATGAAACTGTTTCCCATGCTTCAGAAGGGAGCTCTGATGCAAAAAAAT ACTATGGAACACGCCACGTCTTGGTTCTGGCTGATTTTTCACCAAGCACTAAAACAAATGACCTCGAGAAACTGTTGGAGAAATTTAAAGACGATGTTGCAATTCGCTGGGTCAACGATACAGTTGCACTTGCAGTTTTCAGAACACCATCCCTTG CATTACAGGCCAGCAACTCGATACAATGTCCATTTACAGTGAGAGTACTGTGTGAGGAGGATGAACTTTTGAGCTCAATTCCGCCAAGAG ATCTGGAGCCCCCTCGTAGAAGACCCCCGACGTCAGCTAGAACTGCCCAGAGATTGATTGCTCAAAGTATGGGTATAAAGTTGCCTTCTACAGACTTTGGATCCAGAGAATATAGGAGACAGGAGGAAGCCAGGAAGAACCGGATCGTTTCAAGACAAAATATGAGGAATGATGCTTGGGGTGATGATGCCAACTAA
- the LOC104235386 gene encoding uncharacterized protein isoform X1 has translation MDSAANWSEKVEDLVNGGEINEAISLLEKMVSKLEMESQTSPSDSQLVKQLSTALLDLSKLYSTKGLSLQADQTRSRAFVIKQQQDSIKENRDVNANNESTGDGTSEGGKEDHLSLQIDTLQNDDAPDDDWEAIADRAPDELLFPQYLPEVSKISLQDSKVQGVTSQGPKRRGRGTFAYQKQSLYSDQQSDGPAVDDFEDETVSHASEGSSDAKKLDYGTRHVLVLADFSPSTKTNDLEKLLEKFKDDVAIRWVNDTVALAVFRTPSLALQASNSIQCPFTVRVLCEEDELLSSIPPRDLEPPRRRPPTSARTAQRLIAQSMGIKLPSTDFGSREYRRQEEARKNRIVSRQNMRNDAWGDDAN, from the exons ATGGACAGCGCGGCAAACTGGTCGGAGAAGGTGGAGGATCTCGTCAATGGCGGAGAAATCAATGAAGCCATTTCTTTGCTAGAAAAAATGGTTTCAAAGCTAGAAATGGAGTCCCAAACTTCTCCATCAGATTCTCAACTTGTTAAACAGTTATCTACTGCTCTACTGGATTTGTCCAAACTCTATTCTACTAAAGGCTTATCTTTACAAGCTGACCAGACGCGCTCAAGGGCATTTGTCATTAAACAGCAGCAAGATTCTATTAAAGAAAATAG GGATGTAAATGCAAACAACGAGTCAACTGGTGATGGAACTTCGGAAG GTGGTAAAGAGGATCACCTCAGCTTGCAAATTGATACCTTACAGAATGATGATGCGCCTGATGATG ATTGGGAAGCTATTGCTGATCGTGCTCCAGATGAATTGCTTTTCCCACAGTACTTGCCAGAAGTCTCAAAGATTTCTTTGCAAGATTCAAAAGTTCAGGGCGTCACCTCTCAGGGCCCCAAGCGACGTGGAAGGGGTACATTTGCCTATCAGAAACAAAGTCTCTATAGTGATCAGCAGTCTGATGGGCCTGCTGTTGATGACTTTGAAGATGAAACTGTTTCCCATGCTTCAGAAGGGAGCTCTGATGCAAAAAAAT TAGACTATGGAACACGCCACGTCTTGGTTCTGGCTGATTTTTCACCAAGCACTAAAACAAATGACCTCGAGAAACTGTTGGAGAAATTTAAAGACGATGTTGCAATTCGCTGGGTCAACGATACAGTTGCACTTGCAGTTTTCAGAACACCATCCCTTG CATTACAGGCCAGCAACTCGATACAATGTCCATTTACAGTGAGAGTACTGTGTGAGGAGGATGAACTTTTGAGCTCAATTCCGCCAAGAG ATCTGGAGCCCCCTCGTAGAAGACCCCCGACGTCAGCTAGAACTGCCCAGAGATTGATTGCTCAAAGTATGGGTATAAAGTTGCCTTCTACAGACTTTGGATCCAGAGAATATAGGAGACAGGAGGAAGCCAGGAAGAACCGGATCGTTTCAAGACAAAATATGAGGAATGATGCTTGGGGTGATGATGCCAACTAA